A genomic region of Conger conger chromosome 6, fConCon1.1, whole genome shotgun sequence contains the following coding sequences:
- the LOC133130958 gene encoding C-C motif chemokine 3-like 1, with product MNPKMNLSALLIVLLFSLGLVSSAPLAISTGNTCCPSTQKAKIPLKQIVSYYNTSSSCALPALVFVTKLGKHWCVNPADGWVKSHAAAVDRRLASTPAMSTRA from the exons ATGAACCCTAAGATGAACTTGAGCGCCCTGCTGATCGTGTTGCTGTTCTCTCTGGGCCTGGTCTCTTCTG CTCCTCTGGCAATTAGCACAGGCAACACCTGCTGTCCAAGTACACAGAAGGCAAAGATCCCGCTGAAACAGATAGTCTCCTACTACaacaccagcagcagctgcGCCCTGCCGGCCCTTGT GTTTGTGACTAAACTCGgaaaacactggtgtgtgaaTCCCGCTGATGGCTGGGTGAAGAGCCATGCAGCTGCTGTGGACCGCAGGTTGGCCAGCACTCCAGCGATGAGCACCAGAGCCTAA
- the LOC133130960 gene encoding C-C motif chemokine 14-like — MNPKMNLSALLIVLLFSLKLVSSAHGPNTGKDCCPRTQKAKIPLKPIVSYYNTSSSCSLPALVFVTKLGKHWCVNPADAWVKSHAAAVDRRLASTPAISTRA, encoded by the exons ATGAACCCAAAGATGAACTTGAGCGCCCTGCTGATCGTGTTGCTGTTCTCTCTGAAGCTGGTCTCTTCTG CTCATGGCCCCAACACAGGGAAGGACTGCTGTCCAAGGACACAGAAGGCAAAGATCCCGCTGAAACCGATAGTCTCCTACTACaacaccagcagcagctgctccCTGCCGGCCCTTGT GTTTGTGACTAAACTCGgaaaacactggtgtgtgaaCCCCGCTGATGCCTGGGTGAAGAGCCATGCAGCTGCTGTGGACCGCAGGTTGGCCAGCACTCCAGCGATCAGCACCAGAGCCTAA
- the LOC133130959 gene encoding C-C motif chemokine 3-like 1 has product MNPKMNLSALLIVLLFSLGLVSSAPLAISTGNTCCPRTQKAKIPLKQIVSYYKTSSSCALPALVFVTKRGKQRCVNPADAWVKSHAAAVDRRLASTPAISTRV; this is encoded by the exons ATGAACCCAAAGATGAACTTGAGCGCCCTGCTGATCGTGTTGCTGTTCTCTCTGGGCCTGGTCTCTTCTG CTCCTCTGGCAATTAGCACAGGCAACACCTGCTGTCCAAGGACACAGAAGGCAAAGATCCCGCTGAAACAGATAGTCTCCTACTACAAAACCAGCAGCAGCTGCGCTCTGCCGGCCCTTGT GTTTGTGACTAAACGTGGAAAGCAAAGGTGTGTGAACCCTGCTGATGCCTGGGTGAAGAGCCATGCAGCTGCTGTGGACCGCAGGTTGGCCAGCACTCCAGCGATCAGCACCAGAGTCTAA